In Phaseolus vulgaris cultivar G19833 chromosome 7, P. vulgaris v2.0, whole genome shotgun sequence, the genomic stretch GCAGTATGTTTCTTGAAATCATTCAAAACCTTGCCTTCCCACTGAGCACCCTCTTTTGCCACGGTCCATATAACCACCACTTTACTGCAATGCACTGACAATAATAGATTTAGGTAGCCCTAAATTGGGTGCCCAAGCAACATCTCTAACCCAATCTGTGTGCATATGAAGAGTCCATCTTCCACAGTTCATTGTTGAGTTTCCATACCTTCACAGTATTATCAAAGGAACACGATGCTACTTGCCAAACAGGTCCTAGGTGACCAGTCAATGTTGCTCACTCCAATTATCTTAATTGTGTGATCTGATGAAGCTGCTGCCAGTCTCTTACCATAGTAATCCATGGCAACATCATGGACCGTGTCTTGGTGATCCGTTTCAACCTTCTGAGAACGCATACTACTGCTAAAAACACACACATACACAATGCGAACAGTTAGTTTCAAACAACAATTTGCAAGTGAAACTAATACTCCAAAGGTTCTAAATTTCACACAAATATTCATTGAATTTAGCATTGAAGAAAGTGAAACGCAATTATGAGTAAATCAGTTTTATGTATGACATATTGTTCGATGTCATGTCATTGTTGTAATATAGTTACTATCAATTTGATAAATGAGatagtaaaatatattaaacgATTTATAAaagtatgataaaaaaatttctttaccTTATTACCAATAGACTTTATATTATGCATAGTCTTCTATtataatagataaaatataactttattattcttataatttGACCATTTTCACATTAAGGTGGACTTCATCTATCTCGAAAATCTAAAGCagttaattaagttttaataataactaaaatcttTAATTTGTCTCTACAGTCAGAATTAAGCGAGATTGTGGTAATTCATGTTCAATATGAACATTTACCATCTCTATAAATGGGTAAATGTTACATGATAAAAGGTACATTTTGCTATCGCATTTATCATTTCGATTTGAATTTCGAATACTAACTTGAGTGTCCAAGTGTATTTTGCAAATATCTTCCTCATCTCGACCGAAATCACATAAGTGACAAAGATCCAAGAAGTaattaattaagattttaaaacTAATGGATAAAAGGAGAAAACACATTCCTCACATACAAAACAAATGATAATTTTTATCTCTTAGTACATAAATGGGTTATAATTCCAtctttaaaaactaaaaattataacttagttcttaaatatgtaaaaaaatatataaattatattatattttttatataatttaaggacaacttcatcttctttaacaatatgaaataattattatattttttcacatttttaagGAATAAATCATAACTTACATATTGAAAGTGGTTGTTATTctgaaatttttatataaaacctGCTCAAAGATTTATTATATCTTTAAATGTATGATAAGGCTTTGAAAGAACTTGGAAGGTGCAATTGGCTACAAAATTAGGAATATTCAAAAGAGAGATACTCTCAACGAATTCATGTCAATTATGTAGATTTTTACTTTCTATTATTGACACCAACATCTTAAGCTTTGAATgccttcttatttttttttataatagggTAATTTGAAAAACTTTCTTTGTAATATCTCTTAATTAGTTTATGCATAAGATTTTAATGTTAATAAATTTcttcatacaaaaataaaaatattttttcttatgtaAAACTAATATTTGCACACATTTATATGAATTctctaaatttatttaattaatttgagtATATAGAgaatctcattttatttttttatttttcctagAATTCTTTATAAAGAAGCTAATTTAAACAGAGttcatttatatgattttttttattataacttgGATAAGCTAATTTTAACTCTTAGAAGAAAAAGACTCAGTTCAATTGTTATTTCTTATTTTCCACTCCTAAAATGTCTTCCCTATGTGTTTGTCCACCAAAGATACATATAATAATGAAGAGGTTTGGTTAATGAATacctacttaaaaaaaaatattttaaaataactgaTTTAAAATATAGCTATTAAAAAATAGTGATGTATAATTTGGGTTTAAAATATGCATAAAATTGTAACAGCTTACAATcttttacttttattgtttATGTAGCATGCTGTTACAATCATACTAAATATTAGTGgagtttcaaattttaaatattatactttTCAAGGTTAGTATTTAATTGCATTATTAAATGAGAACACTGGAAATTGTCTGAgttgaatttatatatattaactatATGGTATACTTTCAAGGAATAAGAGATAACTAAACCATTATCATCAACATATCATCACCAAGAAGATTTACCTTTATTATAAAGATACCACAAAACCATAAAATGAGGGGCAAGTGATGGCACACTTGTATATAGCATCATCCTTTATTCATTACATGGATATCTCAAATCATTTGCATCTTCAGGAGTGAACCATTACACTCAAAATTTATGAACAGAAAAGAATGAGAACATTAAATTTTTGTACCTAATTTATCTACACAAATATTCACAAACAGAGTTGGAGTGCTTGACAAGGGATCAAGCTGATGATACTCAGACTAGTCAAAGTCACTGTTTTGGAATGTATTTCTTACCTCATTGTCAAGTTTCTGCAACACAGTGAATTTTGTCATTGAAGACAATAATCCAAGTTAATGTATTAGTATGTCACACTAATGGAAAAGAAACTAAAGCaacacattatttttaaaactctaGTATGTTGAAATTTAACTTCCAAATGGTTTTTAAGccaaaaaaaaacagagagaaACATTGtcctttatttttatattttgaccAAGAAAAAATTATCACAAGACAAAATTAGAAGTTGGTTTAGGTGTTCCATTTGAAATTCAAACACACCTGAAGTTTACAGAACTTGACATTTGTGAGATATGGGATAATGACTTCACAATGAATGAGACAATAATAATTTCAGAAataatttattagtattttcTCATTACTAAAATTGAACACACAACTAAAAAAACTGTTAgtacttttatttaattaatttataaaatttatagttttattataatttgagagaagttaaatataaaaaacatcatttgtgtaattatgaaaaaagaatttataaattaaaatcagaAACAAATGAAAAGCATCTTAATCTTCTGTTAATGATATAGATATGTTACACTCACCGGACCACTCTATCGCGCCACCGTCCACGGCGGCTCCTGCAATCACCTTTGGCTCCCTCACTTTCTCCATCTTTTTCTCAGGTCCCTGCTTTAtcctctctctttctttcttgatCTATTGAAATTTCAACTTCAATCTTATGATTCCGTACCATTTTGCGATTCTTCATATTTATTGGATACATCTCTCTTTTTTTGGGACAATTTCCTCATTTCACCTCCATTTGCGGTTTATTTTCAAAGATAAATCATTTCACCCAATTTTAGTTCTTTGTGCAGGGTttgatgtttttaattttgCCAATTGCTTGCTATTCTACGATAATTTTTAGATCATGATTTACTCATAATTGCGTTTCACTTTCTTCAATGCTAAATTCAATGAATATTTGTGTGAAATTTAGAACCTTTGGCTGGGTTTAGAGTATTAGTTTCACTTGCAAATTGTTGTTTGGAACTAACTGTTCGCATTGTGTATGTGTGTGTTTAGCAGTAGTATGCCTTCACAGACAATTTTGACAAGGGTGGTTGAGAGGTTGAATGAGCATTAGAACCAGAAAGTACGCATACTAGCATTGTTTTGACAAAttttttggaattaaaatcagAAAGTACGCACTTGGCAGTCCACTAATATTGCAGACTGCATACTAGCATCCAAGACTCTTTATGTAGGGCAGAAGAACAAGGGCACATTTCAACATTCAAGCTTCCTAGCAGGGGAGCCACATTGTCTGCTGGTAGACTAGTGGCAGAGGATGGTGTTCTTAAGATATGACAAAAACATAGACGCCATATTTTCATAACATATATTGTATATTGTTTTccgtttctttttctttctactGACAATGGACTTTTTCAACTCCAAAGGTAGTTTGGCCTCACAGTGGGCATTATCTCCCAACAGAAGAAAATTTTGAGGAACTCATGTCATTCCTTATGGAGAATAATGTGGATCTTACAGATGTAAAGGTAAAATGACTAAATGGTAACTTTGCTTCAGTCTAAGATATAGCATCTGTCAATCTAAAACAAATTTCCATTCACCATTTGCATGGCTGAAGAAAATTAAACTCCACATTAACATAACTACATATTCACTATTATTTCATTGGTGTACTTAGAATCATGCATAGATTTTAACTTTAGCCATAACAACATGCATAGAAAATTAGCTAATTGCCATTTTCGTAACATCACTTAATGAAAATTCTTGTGGAATGCTGATTGCCATTTTCTTATATCCAGACAAATCCAGAAGAAGAAGATGGCATGGGCGAACTGAACCAAGATATCTTCCTACACAATCTTGTAGAGGCCATGAAACCTCCAAACACTGAAACAGAAAGTCCCAACTTATTAGCTGAAAAGCTTCCTGACTTGAGAAATGAGGGTTCTAATGCTCATTCAACCTCTCAACCACCCTTGTCAAAATTGTCTGTAAGATTAGGATCAAAAATAGCAAAAATTGAGATACCAAAAAGAGTCACACTGTCTGAAGTTTTTGGAGAGCAAGAAAACGGTCCCCGTACCCAATTTTATTCTCCAGTTACATCAGACTGTGGTTATGAGACAGCAGAAGAATCCTTTATAAATGAGGAAGAATTCATGGTTTCCAAATCAAACATGTTTGTTGAAAATcaagatgaagaagatgaaaatacCATTCCAAAGGAGCAAATCTTGAAGAGGATAGATTCACACAAGGGAAGGAATTCATATCAATTGGCTAATCACTTGTCTACTAAATGGACAACAGGTGCAGGCCCTCGAATTGGTTGCATGAGAGACTACCCTCTAGAGCTGCAGAATTTGATTTTGGAGCAGCAACATTTGTCTCCAAGGAAAAGAACAACAGCTCCATCTCCCCGGATTCCATTTTTATCTCGCTTCAGCCCTCATGTTGCTTTTCCATCTTCTTTGCATGCTGCTCCAAGTGCCTTAATCAGCTAGTGTATCAGCTGACAATACATAGGATGAAGTGGCAATTAAAAGATGCCACTTCTGCTGAGAAAATGACACAGGAATT encodes the following:
- the LOC137830686 gene encoding IQ domain-containing protein IQM6-like; the protein is MSFLMENNVDLTDVKTNPEEEDGMGELNQDIFLHNLVEAMKPPNTETESPNLLAEKLPDLRNEGSNAHSTSQPPLSKLSVRLGSKIAKIEIPKRVTLSEVFGEQENGPRTQFYSPVTSDCGYETAEESFINEEEFMVSKSNMFVENQDEEDENTIPKEQILKRIDSHKGRNSYQLANHLSTKWTTGAGPRIGCMRDYPLELQNLILEQQHLSPRKRTTAPSPRIPFLSRFSPHVAFPSSLHAAPSALIS